The following proteins are encoded in a genomic region of Streptomyces sp. NBC_01723:
- a CDS encoding 3-oxoacyl-ACP synthase III family protein, whose protein sequence is MPVGVLSIGSHTPDKVIDNQQISAWTGMPESWVSERTGVLTRRYAEPGTATSDLALHAAREALDGVSDEVRERLGALVVATSTPDVPQPSTAAILQHKLGLSILPAFDINAVCSGFLYGLSVAEGLLKAGRHGEYVLLVGADMFSTIMDRTDRRTVSLFGDGAGAALLGEVPEGYGLQSVRLVTDGEFHHYVGVEGGGTRTPLDAEAREAGKHYFRMDGRAVRDYALSVLAKLTAMTLDDCGLALEDVDRFVFHQANTRLLETFVADAGIDPDRVAYTAPHLGNTVAASVPLTLHATHRERPLRRGERVLMASVGGGMTAGAALLTWY, encoded by the coding sequence ATGCCCGTCGGTGTCCTGTCGATCGGCTCCCACACACCCGACAAGGTGATCGACAACCAGCAGATCAGTGCCTGGACGGGGATGCCCGAGTCCTGGGTGAGCGAACGGACCGGCGTCCTCACGCGGCGGTACGCCGAGCCCGGTACGGCCACGTCCGACCTCGCCCTGCACGCGGCCCGGGAGGCGCTGGACGGTGTCTCGGACGAGGTCCGCGAGCGGCTCGGCGCGCTGGTCGTGGCCACCAGCACCCCGGACGTGCCGCAGCCGTCGACCGCGGCAATCCTCCAGCACAAGCTGGGGCTCTCCATCCTGCCCGCCTTCGACATCAACGCCGTCTGCAGCGGCTTCCTCTACGGCCTCTCGGTCGCCGAGGGACTGCTGAAGGCCGGCCGGCACGGCGAGTACGTGCTCCTGGTCGGCGCCGACATGTTCTCCACGATCATGGACAGGACCGACCGGCGCACCGTGAGCCTCTTCGGCGACGGCGCGGGCGCGGCCCTGCTCGGTGAGGTGCCCGAGGGCTACGGTCTGCAGTCGGTGCGCCTGGTCACCGACGGGGAGTTCCACCACTACGTGGGCGTGGAGGGCGGCGGTACCCGGACACCGCTCGACGCCGAGGCCCGCGAGGCCGGCAAGCACTACTTCCGGATGGACGGCCGCGCGGTGCGTGACTACGCCCTCTCGGTGCTGGCCAAGCTGACCGCCATGACGCTCGACGACTGCGGGCTCGCCCTGGAGGACGTCGACCGGTTCGTCTTCCACCAGGCCAACACCAGGCTTCTGGAGACCTTCGTGGCGGACGCGGGCATCGACCCGGACCGTGTCGCGTACACCGCGCCGCACCTGGGCAACACGGTCGCCGCCTCGGTGCCGCTCACCCTGCACGCCACGCACCGCGAGCGCCCGCTGCGGCGCGGTGAACGGGTCCTGATGGCGTCGGTCGGCGGCGGCATGACCGCGGGCGCGGCCCTCCTGACCTGGTACTGA
- a CDS encoding SDR family oxidoreductase translates to MTGTPGPSGRSVLVTGGNRGIGLAVARSLAARGDRVAVTHRTGEPPEGLLGVRCDVTDEAQVERAFKEVAAAQGTVEVLVANAGITRDGLLLALDDNDVDAVLDTNLRSVIRVAKHAARGMLGGRWGRLVLISSAVAFTGSPGQTNYTAAKAGLVGLARSLAWELGSRSITVNVVAPGLVQTDMLRDVRPARMDQYLAMTPLGRAGTADEVAAAVRFLTGEEASYITGAVLPVSGGLGMGH, encoded by the coding sequence ATGACGGGTACTCCCGGCCCCTCGGGCCGCTCCGTCCTCGTCACCGGCGGCAACCGCGGCATCGGCCTGGCCGTCGCCCGGTCGCTGGCCGCGCGCGGCGACCGGGTGGCCGTCACCCACCGCACCGGCGAGCCTCCCGAGGGGCTGCTGGGGGTGCGCTGCGACGTCACCGACGAGGCCCAGGTGGAACGCGCCTTCAAGGAGGTCGCGGCCGCCCAGGGCACCGTGGAGGTGCTCGTCGCCAACGCCGGCATCACCCGGGACGGACTGCTGCTCGCCCTCGACGACAACGACGTCGACGCCGTCCTCGACACCAACCTTCGGTCGGTCATCCGGGTCGCCAAGCACGCGGCCCGGGGCATGCTCGGCGGGCGCTGGGGCCGGCTGGTGCTGATCTCCTCGGCCGTGGCGTTCACCGGCTCGCCGGGCCAGACGAACTACACCGCCGCCAAGGCCGGCCTGGTCGGTCTCGCCCGCTCCCTCGCCTGGGAGCTCGGCAGCCGCTCCATCACCGTCAACGTCGTCGCCCCCGGGCTCGTCCAGACGGACATGCTGCGCGACGTACGGCCGGCCCGCATGGACCAGTACCTGGCGATGACGCCGCTGGGCCGGGCCGGCACCGCCGACGAAGTGGCCGCCGCCGTGCGGTTCCTCACCGGCGAGGAGGCGTCGTACATCACCGGCGCCGTGCTGCCGGTCAGCGGTGGGCTCGGCATGGGGCACTGA
- a CDS encoding beta-ketoacyl-[acyl-carrier-protein] synthase family protein yields the protein MTGIPTQRPGGRTKRFDVAVTGVGLVTPAGLGVEANFARVWSGESTAATDPGLAGLPVDFACRVPDFDAGALLGRRSAVRMDPISHFGVVAARQAVEDAGLDPAAWDGPRVGVVVGTSLGGWSTVEREKGNHLADGPEFVSPLLMVMGPVNMTAGYIAMDLKALGPNQVVSTACASGNTAIGYARSLLESGVCDIVLAGGAEAAMSPTAMASLARAGALSTRRDDPASASRPFDADRDGFVAGEGAAMLVLERVEDARARGARTRALVSGFGASADGHHASAPDPTGGGAERAIRAALADALVDTSEVDHVNAHGTSTPLNDITEAGMLRRVFGEKPAVTSTKGVVGHLLGAAGAAEAVYTVLAVERRLVPPTANLSSLDPGIGVDVVAKEARPMEIGAAVNDSFGFGGQNAVIVVTPA from the coding sequence ATGACCGGCATACCGACCCAGCGCCCGGGCGGGCGCACGAAACGCTTCGACGTGGCGGTCACCGGCGTCGGGCTGGTCACGCCGGCCGGCCTCGGCGTCGAGGCCAACTTCGCGCGGGTCTGGTCGGGTGAGTCCACCGCGGCCACCGACCCCGGCCTCGCCGGTCTGCCCGTCGACTTCGCCTGCCGCGTACCGGACTTCGACGCGGGCGCCCTCCTCGGGCGGCGCAGCGCCGTCCGCATGGACCCGATCAGTCACTTCGGCGTGGTCGCCGCCCGGCAGGCCGTCGAGGACGCCGGGCTGGACCCGGCCGCGTGGGACGGACCCCGCGTCGGTGTGGTGGTCGGCACCTCGCTCGGTGGCTGGTCCACCGTCGAACGCGAGAAGGGCAACCACCTCGCCGACGGACCCGAGTTCGTCTCACCGCTGCTCATGGTGATGGGCCCGGTCAACATGACCGCCGGCTACATCGCCATGGACCTGAAGGCCCTCGGTCCCAACCAGGTCGTGTCGACCGCCTGCGCCTCCGGCAACACGGCGATCGGGTACGCCCGCTCGCTCCTGGAGTCGGGCGTCTGCGACATCGTCCTGGCCGGCGGTGCCGAGGCCGCGATGTCCCCGACCGCCATGGCCAGCCTCGCCCGGGCGGGCGCGCTGTCCACCCGGCGCGACGACCCGGCGTCCGCATCCCGCCCCTTCGACGCCGACCGCGACGGGTTCGTCGCCGGCGAGGGCGCGGCGATGCTCGTCCTGGAGCGGGTCGAGGACGCGCGGGCGCGCGGCGCCCGCACGAGAGCGCTGGTCTCCGGCTTCGGCGCCTCCGCCGACGGCCACCACGCGTCGGCGCCCGACCCGACCGGCGGCGGCGCCGAGCGGGCCATCCGGGCGGCGCTCGCCGACGCCCTGGTCGACACCTCCGAGGTCGACCACGTCAACGCGCACGGCACGTCGACCCCGCTCAACGACATCACCGAGGCCGGGATGCTCCGCCGGGTCTTCGGCGAGAAGCCCGCCGTCACCTCCACCAAGGGGGTCGTCGGCCATCTGCTGGGCGCCGCCGGAGCCGCCGAGGCGGTGTACACGGTGCTCGCCGTGGAGCGGCGCCTCGTTCCGCCGACGGCCAACCTGAGCAGCCTGGACCCGGGCATCGGGGTGGACGTGGTGGCCAAGGAGGCCCGGCCGATGGAGATCGGCGCGGCGGTGAACGACTCGTTCGGCTTCGGCGGTCAGAACGCCGTGATCGTGGTGACGCCGGCATGA
- a CDS encoding acyl carrier protein, producing the protein MSAFQDRLFALVSEKLGMTPEELDTTSTFDQLDLDSLALIELSVIVQKEFGVQIDETALTSENTFADILAEIDGKVAVA; encoded by the coding sequence ATGTCCGCGTTCCAGGACCGTCTCTTCGCCCTCGTCTCCGAGAAGCTCGGCATGACCCCCGAGGAACTCGACACCACCTCCACCTTCGACCAGCTCGACCTGGACTCGCTCGCGCTGATCGAGCTGAGCGTCATCGTCCAGAAGGAGTTCGGGGTCCAGATCGACGAGACGGCGCTGACCTCGGAGAACACCTTCGCCGACATCCTCGCCGAGATCGACGGCAAGGTCGCGGTGGCCTGA
- a CDS encoding ketoacyl-ACP synthase III family protein, translated as MRLDAPLGLSATAWYPDGIQTAEEAVAAGDIDARTARELGYTSLPVSEDTAPPDMAVQAATRLFTLSGARPDTLSLVLHASVHHQGHDAWSAPHYIARRIGAEHAVPIGLLQQCNGGAIGIELAASRLQGDAAAGPALVTTADRFLMPSWHRWLSDYGMAAGDAATAVLVHRTARATEPGSAHAFAPDLLLHSLATRTAAELEVMHRGDDELNATPMGHSPMIDVRRTKRAFIKAYGVEFFVETAADRIRAVVGEALADAGLTGDDSRLHYAVIPRLGTKAMNEAYLPPLKDVTSAEVLDLGRATGHVGAGDLNASLADLARSDLLRPGAYALVLNGGGGFTFTAAVVSKR; from the coding sequence GTGCGACTGGACGCACCCCTGGGTCTGTCGGCGACGGCCTGGTACCCGGACGGCATCCAGACGGCCGAGGAGGCCGTGGCCGCGGGTGACATCGACGCCCGGACCGCCCGCGAACTCGGCTACACCTCACTCCCGGTCAGCGAGGACACCGCACCACCGGACATGGCCGTCCAGGCCGCGACCCGGCTCTTCACGCTCTCCGGCGCCCGCCCCGACACGCTCTCCCTGGTGCTGCACGCGAGCGTCCACCATCAGGGCCACGACGCCTGGTCCGCCCCGCACTACATCGCCCGCCGGATCGGCGCCGAACACGCCGTACCGATCGGGCTGCTCCAGCAGTGCAACGGCGGTGCCATCGGCATCGAACTGGCCGCGAGCCGGCTCCAGGGCGACGCGGCCGCCGGTCCCGCCCTGGTCACGACCGCCGACCGGTTCCTGATGCCGAGCTGGCACCGCTGGCTCAGCGACTACGGGATGGCGGCCGGAGACGCGGCCACCGCCGTTCTCGTCCACCGCACCGCCCGCGCGACGGAACCCGGATCGGCCCACGCCTTCGCCCCCGACCTGCTGCTGCACTCGCTGGCCACCCGGACGGCCGCCGAACTGGAGGTGATGCACCGTGGCGACGACGAGCTCAACGCGACGCCGATGGGGCACAGCCCGATGATCGACGTGCGGCGCACCAAGCGCGCCTTCATCAAGGCGTACGGCGTCGAGTTCTTCGTGGAGACGGCCGCCGACCGCATCCGGGCCGTCGTCGGGGAGGCGCTGGCCGACGCCGGACTCACCGGCGACGATTCGCGGCTGCACTACGCCGTCATCCCCCGCCTGGGCACCAAGGCGATGAACGAGGCCTACCTCCCGCCGCTGAAGGACGTCACCTCCGCGGAGGTGCTCGACCTGGGCCGGGCCACCGGGCACGTGGGCGCCGGCGACCTGAACGCGTCCCTCGCCGACCTGGCCCGCTCGGACCTGCTCAGACCCGGTGCATACGCCCTCGTGCTCAACGGCGGTGGCGGATTCACCTTCACCGCGGCCGTGGTCAGCAAGCGCTGA
- a CDS encoding ScbA/BarX family gamma-butyrolactone biosynthesis protein, which produces MTLAEQEPTEAAPAAAEFAYQRPMDRVLVHRRAVMEVFVTDAVRRGDDAFAVAVQAPRAHSYYNDHTQRPALLDPLFLLEAARQAVTVVAHQWLDVTHDTSFLISDWTTEFTDLEALRARGDAPDELVVEVTTRDLKRRGTRLLAATLECVFLVGGRRAGTSVVVAGYLSRDGYTAHRAKSRGTVPPLSSDMPSTRTGTPVEPALVGRERTENVVLTDAARHPDGTTALRAVLDVPVRHAAMYDHPLDHIPAMALMEAARQAAVLATGGPGERRYARAFGATFHRFVELDSPVTVSVTPSGGERLTVDFRQDGESVCTAGVEVAALPVPDTDGR; this is translated from the coding sequence ATGACCCTTGCTGAGCAGGAGCCGACGGAAGCGGCCCCGGCCGCGGCCGAATTCGCCTACCAGCGGCCCATGGACCGCGTCCTGGTGCACCGCCGGGCCGTCATGGAGGTCTTCGTCACCGATGCCGTGCGGCGCGGCGACGACGCCTTCGCCGTGGCGGTCCAGGCGCCCCGCGCGCACAGCTACTACAACGACCACACGCAACGGCCGGCGCTGCTCGACCCGCTGTTCCTCCTGGAGGCCGCCCGCCAGGCGGTCACCGTCGTGGCGCACCAGTGGCTGGACGTCACCCATGACACCTCCTTCCTGATCAGCGACTGGACCACCGAGTTCACCGACCTCGAGGCGCTGCGGGCCCGCGGCGACGCTCCGGACGAACTCGTCGTCGAGGTCACCACCCGCGACCTCAAGCGGCGCGGCACCAGGCTGCTGGCCGCCACCCTCGAGTGCGTGTTCCTGGTGGGCGGCCGGCGGGCCGGGACGAGCGTCGTCGTGGCCGGATACCTCAGCCGCGACGGCTACACCGCCCACCGCGCCAAGAGCCGCGGCACCGTCCCGCCGCTCTCCTCCGACATGCCGTCCACCCGCACCGGTACGCCCGTCGAGCCCGCCCTGGTGGGCCGCGAGCGGACGGAGAACGTCGTCCTCACCGACGCGGCACGGCACCCCGACGGCACGACCGCACTGCGCGCCGTACTCGACGTCCCGGTGCGGCACGCGGCCATGTACGACCACCCCCTGGACCACATACCGGCGATGGCCCTGATGGAGGCGGCGCGCCAAGCCGCGGTCCTCGCCACGGGCGGCCCCGGCGAACGGCGCTACGCCCGCGCCTTCGGCGCCACGTTCCACCGCTTCGTGGAGTTGGACAGCCCGGTCACGGTCTCCGTCACGCCCTCCGGCGGCGAGCGCCTCACCGTCGACTTCCGGCAGGACGGGGAATCCGTCTGCACGGCCGGCGTCGAGGTCGCGGCCCTCCCGGTGCCCGACACGGACGGCAGGTGA
- a CDS encoding NADP-dependent oxidoreductase, whose translation MKAIAVQRYGGPEVLELMDLPEPRLGPDVVLVRVRYAGVNPADWKIREGYIDDWFESHFPMVMGCDLSGVVERTGLGVTEFAPGDEVVGYVRADHMQRGTYGELVAAPVRTLAHAPRSLDAREAAGLPAAGLTAYQALRRHLEIAAGDVLLVHAAAGGVGSLAVQIGRALGARVIGTASERNHDFLRSLGAEPVTYGPGLADRVRALAPEGVDAVFDLMGGDTLAGSPALLRPGGRLASISGDVTGLGGRYVFVRPDPRDLAELVAMADRGEVRVHVSAEFPLADAARAHELVQTGHVRGKVVLAVETT comes from the coding sequence GTGAAGGCCATCGCCGTCCAGCGCTACGGAGGACCGGAGGTCCTGGAACTCATGGACCTCCCCGAACCGCGTCTCGGCCCGGACGTCGTTCTCGTCCGGGTGCGGTACGCGGGCGTGAACCCCGCCGACTGGAAGATCCGCGAGGGCTACATCGACGACTGGTTCGAGTCCCACTTCCCCATGGTGATGGGGTGCGACCTGTCCGGCGTGGTCGAACGGACCGGCCTCGGCGTCACCGAATTCGCCCCCGGCGACGAGGTGGTCGGCTACGTCCGCGCCGACCACATGCAGCGTGGTACCTACGGCGAACTCGTGGCCGCGCCCGTCCGGACCCTCGCGCACGCGCCGCGCTCCCTCGACGCGCGGGAGGCGGCCGGGCTGCCGGCTGCCGGCCTCACCGCGTACCAGGCGCTCCGCCGCCACCTGGAGATCGCCGCCGGCGACGTGCTGCTCGTCCACGCGGCGGCCGGCGGGGTCGGCTCGCTCGCCGTCCAGATCGGCCGCGCCCTCGGAGCCCGCGTCATCGGCACGGCCTCCGAGCGCAATCACGACTTCCTCCGGTCGCTCGGCGCGGAGCCGGTGACCTACGGCCCGGGGCTCGCCGACCGGGTGCGCGCGCTGGCCCCGGAGGGTGTCGACGCCGTCTTCGACCTCATGGGCGGGGACACCCTCGCCGGTTCGCCGGCGCTGCTGCGGCCGGGCGGGCGGCTCGCCTCCATCTCCGGTGACGTGACGGGCCTCGGCGGACGCTACGTCTTCGTCCGCCCCGACCCGCGTGATCTGGCCGAGCTGGTGGCGATGGCGGACCGCGGCGAGGTGCGGGTCCACGTGAGCGCCGAGTTCCCGCTCGCCGACGCGGCCCGGGCCCATGAACTCGTGCAGACCGGTCATGTGCGCGGCAAGGTCGTCCTCGCGGTCGAAACGACCTGA
- a CDS encoding MBL fold metallo-hydrolase, producing the protein MLVLSAATGKFGTNVHIVAAGPGHPCLVVDPGHDSRGAVLEAVRAHRLEPEAILITHGHMDHTWDAVPLARHYGVPAWIHPADRYQLGAPAKGLPDSFPRELLVGHPDQEPDEVRELPESGGELTFSAGTVTVLHTPGHTSGSVMFRFDGGDDPLLATGDTLLADGPGRADAPTASPTSMAGSLRMVTGLCPDDTRLLTGHGPTTHLSQTGIR; encoded by the coding sequence ATGCTCGTGCTGTCCGCCGCCACCGGCAAGTTCGGAACGAACGTCCACATCGTCGCCGCGGGACCGGGACATCCCTGCCTCGTCGTCGACCCCGGACACGACTCCCGCGGGGCGGTCCTCGAGGCCGTCCGCGCCCACCGCCTCGAACCCGAGGCCATCCTGATCACGCACGGCCACATGGACCACACCTGGGACGCCGTGCCACTCGCCCGGCACTACGGCGTCCCGGCCTGGATCCACCCGGCCGACCGCTACCAACTCGGCGCTCCCGCCAAGGGACTGCCCGACTCGTTCCCCCGCGAGCTGCTCGTCGGCCACCCCGACCAGGAGCCCGACGAGGTCCGCGAACTCCCCGAATCGGGCGGTGAACTGACCTTCTCCGCCGGCACCGTCACGGTGCTGCACACCCCGGGCCACACCAGCGGCTCGGTGATGTTCCGCTTCGACGGCGGTGACGATCCCCTGCTCGCCACCGGCGACACCCTGCTCGCCGACGGCCCGGGACGCGCGGACGCGCCGACCGCGAGCCCCACCAGCATGGCGGGCTCCCTCCGCATGGTCACCGGGCTCTGCCCGGACGACACCCGGTTGCTCACCGGCCACGGCCCCACCACCCACCTCAGCCAGACGGGAATCCGATGA
- a CDS encoding quinone oxidoreductase family protein has protein sequence MTNTAPTPTASSSRMRTVRFDAFGAPSVLTVGEVDAPAPEAGQVTVDVQYAGVNFAEVMFRRGQFPVGLPHFPGLEAVGTVRAVGEGVTGFEPGERVAALTLGGGGNAEVVAVGAEHVIRLDGQLAGLDGAVAAGALCNVTTALGVLTSAGHLAKGETVVVLAAAGGVGTAAAQLARSLGAGTVIGVTSSPAKAEYARGFGYDSVVSYEELEQEVAERTGGAGADLVLDSVGGAFRSSVTGLLAAFGRHVVFGNAAAEDVTFEGNHPWYTNSSLAGYNLGGVAGRAPELLRAHLEQSLAQVAQGSVRVDVTVLPLADAVRAHELLETRASTGKYVLDVRS, from the coding sequence ATGACGAACACCGCCCCGACCCCCACGGCCTCCAGCAGCCGTATGCGCACCGTCCGCTTCGACGCCTTCGGCGCCCCGTCCGTCCTCACCGTCGGTGAGGTCGACGCGCCCGCCCCCGAGGCCGGACAGGTCACCGTCGACGTCCAGTACGCGGGCGTGAACTTCGCCGAAGTGATGTTCCGGCGGGGCCAGTTCCCGGTCGGCCTGCCGCACTTCCCCGGCCTCGAGGCGGTCGGCACGGTACGCGCCGTGGGCGAGGGCGTCACCGGCTTCGAGCCCGGCGAGCGGGTCGCCGCGCTCACCCTGGGCGGCGGCGGCAACGCCGAGGTGGTCGCCGTCGGCGCCGAGCACGTGATCCGCCTCGACGGGCAGCTCGCCGGTCTGGACGGAGCCGTCGCGGCCGGCGCCCTGTGCAACGTCACCACGGCCCTCGGTGTGCTCACCTCCGCCGGGCACCTGGCCAAGGGGGAGACCGTGGTCGTCCTCGCCGCGGCGGGCGGCGTCGGTACGGCCGCGGCTCAACTGGCCCGCTCGCTCGGCGCGGGCACGGTCATCGGCGTGACGAGCTCCCCCGCGAAGGCGGAGTACGCGCGCGGCTTCGGCTACGACAGCGTCGTGTCGTACGAAGAGCTGGAGCAGGAGGTCGCCGAGCGCACCGGCGGCGCGGGCGCGGACCTGGTCCTCGACTCCGTCGGTGGCGCGTTCCGGTCGTCCGTGACCGGGCTGCTGGCCGCCTTCGGCCGGCACGTCGTCTTCGGCAACGCGGCGGCGGAGGACGTCACCTTCGAGGGCAACCACCCCTGGTACACCAACAGTTCCCTCGCCGGATACAACCTGGGCGGCGTAGCCGGACGCGCGCCGGAGCTGCTCCGCGCCCACCTGGAGCAGTCTCTGGCTCAGGTCGCCCAGGGCAGTGTCCGCGTGGACGTGACCGTGCTGCCGCTGGCCGACGCGGTACGCGCGCACGAACTCCTGGAGACACGGGCGTCCACGGGCAAGTACGTCCTCGATGTCCGGTCCTGA
- a CDS encoding acyl-CoA mutase large subunit family protein, translating into MSRESGSARSTESGLPIEPVYGPDAQEGWDPAERLGEPGRYPFTRGVYPSMYTGRPWTMRQYAGFGTATESNARYQQLIANGTMGLSVAFDLPTQMGHDSDAPIAHGEVGKVGVAVDSVDDMRVLFGGIPLDRVSTSMTINAPAALLLLLYQLVAEEQGVSADRLTGTIQNDVLKEYIARGTHIFPPKPSLRLIADIFKYCRAEIPKWNTISISGYHMAEAGASPAQEIAFTLADGIEYVRTAVAAGMDVDDFAPRLSFFFVARTTILEEVAKFRAARRIWARVMREEFGARDPKSLMLRFHTQTAGVQLTAQQPEVNLVRVAVQGLAAVLGGTQSLHTNSFDEAIALPTDKSARLALRTQQVLAYETDVTATVDPFAGSYVVEKMTDDVEDAVLELMAKVEELGGAVNAIEHGFQKGEIERSAYRVAQETDSGERVVVGVNRFQLDEEEPYEPLRVDPAIEAQQAERLAKLRAERDQEAVDTALAALKKAAEGTDNVLYPMKDALRARATVGEVCNALREIWGTYRPATT; encoded by the coding sequence ATGTCGCGCGAGTCGGGCAGTGCTCGGTCCACCGAGAGCGGACTGCCCATCGAACCGGTCTACGGGCCCGACGCCCAGGAGGGCTGGGACCCGGCCGAGCGGCTGGGCGAGCCGGGGAGGTACCCCTTCACCCGGGGTGTGTACCCGTCGATGTACACGGGCCGGCCGTGGACGATGCGTCAGTACGCGGGTTTCGGTACGGCGACGGAGTCGAACGCCCGTTACCAGCAGTTGATCGCCAACGGCACCATGGGTCTGTCGGTGGCCTTCGATCTGCCCACCCAGATGGGTCACGACTCCGACGCGCCGATCGCGCACGGTGAGGTCGGCAAGGTCGGTGTGGCGGTCGACTCGGTGGACGACATGCGGGTGCTGTTCGGCGGCATCCCGCTGGACCGGGTGTCGACGTCGATGACGATCAACGCCCCGGCCGCGCTGCTGCTCCTGCTGTACCAACTGGTGGCGGAGGAGCAGGGGGTGAGTGCGGACCGGCTGACCGGCACGATCCAGAACGACGTGCTGAAGGAGTACATCGCGCGGGGGACGCACATCTTCCCGCCGAAGCCGTCGCTGCGGCTGATCGCGGACATCTTCAAGTACTGCCGGGCCGAGATCCCGAAGTGGAACACGATCTCGATCTCCGGCTACCACATGGCGGAGGCGGGTGCCTCGCCCGCGCAGGAGATCGCGTTCACGCTGGCGGACGGTATCGAGTACGTGCGCACGGCGGTCGCGGCCGGGATGGACGTGGACGACTTCGCGCCCCGTCTGTCGTTCTTCTTCGTGGCGCGTACGACGATCCTGGAGGAGGTCGCCAAGTTCCGCGCGGCCCGCCGGATCTGGGCGCGGGTGATGCGCGAGGAGTTCGGCGCGCGTGATCCGAAGTCGCTGATGCTGCGTTTCCACACGCAGACGGCGGGTGTGCAGCTGACCGCCCAGCAGCCCGAGGTCAACCTGGTCCGCGTCGCCGTGCAGGGACTCGCCGCGGTTCTGGGCGGTACGCAGTCGCTGCACACCAACTCCTTCGACGAGGCCATCGCGCTGCCCACCGACAAGTCGGCGCGCCTGGCCCTGCGCACCCAGCAGGTCCTCGCCTACGAGACCGACGTGACCGCCACCGTGGACCCCTTCGCCGGCTCCTACGTCGTGGAGAAGATGACCGACGACGTCGAGGACGCCGTCCTGGAGCTGATGGCCAAGGTGGAGGAGCTCGGCGGCGCGGTCAACGCCATCGAGCACGGCTTCCAGAAGGGCGAGATCGAGCGCTCCGCGTACCGGGTCGCCCAGGAGACCGACTCCGGCGAGCGCGTCGTCGTCGGCGTCAACCGCTTCCAGCTCGACGAGGAGGAGCCGTACGAGCCCCTCCGCGTCGACCCGGCCATCGAGGCGCAGCAGGCCGAACGCCTCGCCAAACTCCGCGCCGAACGCGACCAGGAAGCGGTCGATACGGCGCTGGCCGCGCTGAAGAAGGCCGCGGAAGGCACCGACAACGTCCTCTACCCGATGAAGGACGCACTCAGGGCCCGCGCCACCGTGGGCGAGGTCTGCAACGCGCTCCGCGAGATCTGGGGCACCTACCGCCCCGCGACCACCTGA
- a CDS encoding cobalamin B12-binding domain-containing protein, which translates to MDTPIRVVIAKPGLDGHDRGAKVIARALRDAGVEVIYTGLHQTPRQIVDTAIQEDAAGIGLSVLSGAHMTLFAEVLRLLDEAGARDITVFGGGIIPEADIPALREMGVAALFTPGSPTRSIAAWVTRNVAALEGAR; encoded by the coding sequence ATGGACACGCCGATCCGGGTCGTGATCGCCAAGCCCGGCCTCGACGGGCACGACCGAGGAGCGAAGGTCATCGCTCGCGCCTTGCGGGACGCGGGCGTCGAGGTCATCTACACGGGGCTCCACCAGACCCCGCGCCAGATCGTGGACACCGCCATTCAGGAGGACGCCGCCGGCATCGGCCTGTCGGTGCTCTCCGGCGCTCACATGACGCTCTTCGCCGAGGTCCTCAGGCTCCTCGACGAGGCCGGCGCGCGGGACATCACCGTCTTCGGCGGCGGGATCATCCCGGAGGCCGACATCCCGGCACTGCGCGAGATGGGCGTGGCCGCACTCTTCACCCCCGGTTCGCCCACCCGCTCCATCGCCGCCTGGGTGACCCGGAACGTCGCCGCACTGGAGGGGGCACGATGA
- a CDS encoding AMP-binding protein, with the protein MRKSGVTRDRTVALLLERPEDFLPALWACLLGGITVCPPVPLRSDPQRRAARLGLVDTLLDGPLLVTDAPTREELPAVRDLSVVTLEDLAPDDTGTATDAGPGTVPLAPAAPDDVALLVLTSGSTSAAKAVRLTHGNLLASMAAKAGTQSLTSREAHSR; encoded by the coding sequence CTGCGGAAGTCCGGAGTGACCAGGGACCGGACCGTCGCGCTGCTCCTCGAGCGGCCCGAGGACTTCCTCCCGGCCCTGTGGGCGTGCCTGCTCGGCGGGATCACGGTGTGTCCGCCGGTCCCCCTGCGCAGCGATCCGCAGCGCCGGGCGGCCCGACTCGGCCTTGTCGACACCCTGCTCGACGGGCCGCTCCTCGTCACCGACGCCCCGACCCGCGAGGAACTGCCCGCCGTGCGGGACCTGTCGGTCGTCACCCTGGAGGACCTGGCACCGGACGACACGGGCACCGCCACGGACGCCGGCCCGGGCACGGTTCCGCTCGCCCCGGCCGCCCCCGACGACGTCGCCCTCCTCGTCCTCACCTCCGGTTCCACCAGCGCCGCCAAGGCCGTCCGGCTCACCCACGGCAATCTGCTGGCCTCCATGGCCGCGAAGGCCGGCACGCAGTCGCTGACCTCGCGGGAGGCACACAGTCGCTGA